From Chloracidobacterium sp. N, the proteins below share one genomic window:
- a CDS encoding carboxypeptidase regulatory-like domain-containing protein has translation MLLWTISATLFFGTATGTAAQQQTSVVAFVITDSTTRNPLAGATITLTPKSGSPTAPVLTKVTDANGKAVFTEAPGGDYRLTVTATGYTLLTDEHYAVEPGAFLEQPIELSPATGDIVEVRGDEEAPLIARGATATTSLTPAEIRILPARGRDILTAFPPVPNVIRSNDGRTSIKGAREDQAAILVNGSLSNDPATGRFQVEIPLEALQRAEIFTNPYLPEYGKFTSGVKRLETKPGGQQWKYSLYDFFPSVRARYGKIFGLANVSPRATITGPLIRDRVFLAQALEGIVDKAIVRGLASPDNEIRKYAARSFSQFDVILSPRQSLTATVNLAWQRLRNVDLDFFNPVPASANRRTRDVTLAGIHRFATAAGSVSETRFSYKRIGVGVFGKGDAPFAITPFGRTGNFFSQTERTTERYQLQFSTALASFEAGGWHQIKFGVDGSAARNRGWVLNRPVDIRRADGTLAERIVYANPGNLAASNVEVAGYAQDQWLIRPNLQLDYGLRLEWQQAAAQLNVAPRIALSYAPGKEQNTVLRAGFGLFYDKILLNALAFRQMPRPVSTGFALDGTTPGPARPLTLALARPDGRYDVPYNRSFRVELARKLHPRALLKLAYLDSRTFRDFYVEPSADAIRLFNTGRASYRAFEVTADVKLTPRHTFVVSYVRSRARAELNDFISYFGDTPNPVLRPNQFGNAPIDAPNRFFARGVFALPGDLTLAPIFEWRDGFPYSVVDEAQNFIGRRNADTTRYPRFMAVDLAVTKKIRLPQWVRRGAFGRKIDTEAVSVTVNIFNLTNHFNPRNVFANTGAPQFGTFFGVYRRFFNIEMNL, from the coding sequence GTGCTTCTGTGGACAATCAGCGCCACCCTGTTCTTTGGGACAGCGACCGGAACGGCGGCACAACAGCAGACGAGTGTCGTGGCATTCGTCATCACGGACAGCACAACGCGGAACCCCCTGGCGGGGGCCACCATCACGCTGACGCCAAAATCCGGCTCGCCAACCGCGCCCGTGCTGACGAAAGTCACCGATGCCAACGGCAAGGCCGTGTTTACCGAGGCCCCTGGCGGAGACTACCGGCTCACCGTCACGGCTACCGGCTACACGCTTCTGACCGACGAACATTACGCCGTTGAGCCGGGCGCTTTCCTCGAACAGCCCATTGAACTCAGCCCTGCCACTGGCGACATCGTCGAAGTACGCGGCGACGAGGAAGCTCCACTCATTGCCCGGGGGGCCACGGCAACCACCAGCCTGACGCCGGCCGAGATTCGCATCCTGCCCGCACGCGGACGTGACATCCTGACGGCCTTTCCCCCGGTGCCGAACGTCATCCGCTCCAATGACGGCCGCACGAGCATCAAGGGTGCGCGCGAAGACCAGGCGGCCATTCTCGTCAACGGCAGCCTCAGCAACGACCCGGCCACCGGACGGTTCCAGGTCGAAATCCCGCTGGAAGCCCTCCAACGGGCGGAAATCTTCACCAATCCCTACCTGCCGGAATATGGCAAGTTCACCAGCGGCGTCAAACGACTGGAAACCAAGCCCGGCGGCCAGCAGTGGAAGTACAGCCTCTATGACTTTTTCCCGTCCGTCCGCGCGCGCTACGGCAAAATCTTCGGTCTGGCCAACGTCTCCCCCCGCGCCACCATCACGGGTCCACTCATCCGCGACCGGGTGTTTCTGGCCCAGGCGCTCGAAGGCATTGTGGACAAAGCCATCGTGCGCGGACTGGCCAGCCCGGACAACGAAATCCGCAAGTATGCCGCGCGGAGTTTCAGCCAGTTCGATGTCATTCTGTCGCCCCGCCAGAGCCTGACCGCGACGGTCAATCTGGCCTGGCAGCGGCTGCGCAATGTTGATCTGGATTTTTTCAACCCCGTGCCGGCTTCGGCGAATCGGCGCACCCGCGATGTCACCCTGGCCGGTATCCATCGCTTTGCCACCGCGGCCGGCTCGGTCAGTGAGACGCGCTTCAGCTACAAGCGCATTGGCGTCGGCGTCTTCGGCAAGGGGGACGCGCCCTTTGCCATCACGCCCTTTGGGCGCACCGGCAACTTTTTCAGTCAGACCGAGCGCACGACGGAACGCTACCAGCTCCAGTTCTCCACGGCACTGGCGTCTTTCGAGGCCGGGGGCTGGCACCAGATCAAGTTCGGCGTGGACGGCAGCGCCGCCCGCAACCGGGGCTGGGTGCTCAACCGTCCGGTTGACATCCGGCGCGCCGACGGAACGCTGGCCGAACGCATCGTGTACGCCAATCCCGGCAACCTGGCGGCCAGCAACGTCGAAGTCGCCGGCTACGCCCAGGATCAGTGGCTCATCCGCCCCAACCTGCAACTCGATTACGGGCTCCGGCTGGAATGGCAACAGGCAGCGGCCCAGCTCAACGTGGCGCCACGCATTGCCCTTTCCTATGCGCCCGGCAAAGAGCAAAACACCGTCCTGCGCGCCGGATTCGGGCTGTTCTATGACAAAATCCTGCTCAACGCGCTGGCGTTCCGCCAGATGCCACGTCCGGTCAGCACCGGCTTTGCGCTGGATGGCACAACACCCGGCCCGGCGCGCCCGTTGACGCTCGCCCTGGCACGCCCGGACGGTCGGTATGACGTGCCCTACAACCGCTCATTCCGGGTTGAACTGGCGCGCAAACTCCATCCGCGCGCGCTGCTCAAGCTGGCCTATCTCGACAGCCGTACGTTCCGGGATTTCTATGTGGAGCCGTCAGCCGATGCCATCCGGCTGTTCAACACCGGACGCGCCAGCTACCGCGCCTTTGAAGTCACGGCCGATGTCAAGCTCACGCCACGTCACACGTTTGTTGTTTCCTACGTACGCAGCCGGGCCCGCGCCGAACTCAACGACTTCATTTCGTACTTCGGCGACACGCCAAACCCGGTGCTGCGCCCGAACCAGTTTGGGAACGCGCCGATTGACGCGCCCAACCGGTTTTTTGCGCGCGGCGTCTTTGCCCTGCCGGGCGACCTGACGCTGGCGCCCATCTTCGAGTGGCGGGACGGCTTTCCCTACAGCGTCGTGGACGAAGCCCAGAACTTCATCGGCCGCCGCAATGCCGACACAACCCGCTACCCACGGTTTATGGCCGTTGATCTGGCCGTGACAAAGAAGATTCGCCTGCCGCAGTGGGTGCGCCGGGGCGCGTTTGGGCGGAAGATTGACACTGAGGCGGTCAGCGTCACGGTCAACATCTTCAACCTGACCAATCACTTCAACCCGCGCAACGTGTTTGCCAACACGGGCGCGCCCCAGTTTGGGACGTTCTTTGGCGTGTATCGGCGGTTCTTCAACATTGAAATGAACCTGTAG
- a CDS encoding alpha/beta fold hydrolase: MTLLPLSEFLEQWQWRLDGWWLRQTERQPWAGLSGWHVNRWLDWMSWTGAAQPWHPFAIAQETRCQVQLATARAVAPPVATTPCVVTPLVGQSQLRHYAPVQNGRRTSAPPVLVVNSLINRHYIFDLYAGRSLVAFLAGQGHQVFVLDWGTPGREESRWHLEDVLEGVIGRAVEAVLSQTGAAQVHLLGYSMGGVLATTYAALHPAPVRSLILLGTPADFVRDTPLQTWLADPAFDPQRLVDIFGNLPGWLVSASFRGIKPITYTTKPWLMWLDAVERDTHLATEVWLADAVPLPGQFYADFVTTYYRANALWEGTLTIHGRRAALAQLDCPVLNVIGLLDQIVNPDSAAALGERLSPARYRECRVRLGHLALAVGRGALTTVWPVLGQWLASR; the protein is encoded by the coding sequence TTGACATTGTTGCCTTTGAGTGAATTTCTCGAACAGTGGCAGTGGCGGCTCGACGGCTGGTGGCTGCGCCAGACCGAACGCCAGCCGTGGGCTGGGTTGTCGGGCTGGCATGTGAACCGGTGGCTGGACTGGATGTCCTGGACTGGTGCGGCCCAGCCGTGGCATCCCTTTGCCATCGCCCAGGAAACGCGCTGCCAGGTGCAGTTGGCGACCGCGCGGGCCGTGGCGCCGCCGGTGGCGACGACCCCCTGCGTGGTCACACCGCTGGTTGGGCAGAGTCAGTTGCGCCACTACGCGCCGGTTCAGAACGGCCGCCGGACTTCGGCGCCGCCGGTGCTGGTTGTCAACTCGCTCATCAACCGGCACTACATCTTTGACCTTTATGCCGGACGAAGCCTGGTGGCGTTTCTGGCGGGGCAGGGACACCAGGTGTTCGTCCTCGACTGGGGAACGCCCGGCAGGGAGGAATCCCGGTGGCATCTGGAAGATGTGCTGGAGGGCGTCATCGGACGTGCGGTCGAGGCGGTCCTGTCTCAAACCGGTGCTGCCCAGGTGCATCTGCTGGGATACTCCATGGGGGGCGTGTTGGCAACGACCTACGCGGCGCTCCATCCGGCGCCGGTGCGAAGTCTCATCCTGCTGGGGACGCCGGCGGATTTCGTCCGCGACACGCCGTTGCAGACGTGGCTGGCCGACCCGGCTTTTGACCCACAGCGCCTGGTGGACATTTTTGGCAACCTGCCAGGCTGGCTGGTCAGTGCTTCCTTTCGCGGCATCAAGCCCATAACCTACACCACCAAGCCCTGGCTGATGTGGCTGGATGCGGTCGAGCGGGATACCCACCTGGCGACGGAAGTCTGGCTGGCGGATGCCGTTCCCCTGCCGGGACAGTTTTATGCTGACTTCGTCACGACCTACTACCGCGCCAACGCTTTGTGGGAAGGCACGTTGACCATCCATGGGCGGCGTGCGGCCCTGGCGCAACTGGATTGTCCGGTGCTCAACGTCATCGGGCTTCTGGATCAGATTGTGAATCCGGACAGCGCCGCTGCGTTGGGGGAACGGCTTTCACCGGCCCGCTACCGGGAATGCCGGGTACGGCTGGGCCACCTGGCGCTGGCCGTCGGGCGCGGGGCGCTGACGACCGTATGGCCCGTCCTTGGGCAGTGGCTGGCTTCCCGCTAG
- the fliJ gene encoding flagellar export protein FliJ, with product MKKPRYRLQPVLEVREQVKKDAAQRLATARQALAEAEAELARRLAAVDACRQRQAEADAKLVAALRAGSAAHVLLAHRTFLADLKEEERRLRAAVGQQRAAIQQAEAAVEAALQGLIEASKEVQAIEKHRENWQQSRKLEAERRENKANDEFGTARHGRQD from the coding sequence ATGAAGAAGCCCCGTTATCGCCTACAGCCCGTGTTGGAGGTGCGTGAGCAGGTCAAAAAAGACGCGGCGCAGCGCCTGGCAACGGCCCGCCAGGCGCTGGCGGAGGCCGAAGCCGAGCTGGCACGGCGGCTGGCGGCTGTGGATGCCTGCCGGCAGCGGCAGGCCGAGGCTGATGCGAAGCTGGTTGCGGCTTTGCGGGCCGGCTCAGCGGCGCATGTCCTGCTGGCGCACCGTACTTTTTTGGCCGACCTCAAAGAAGAAGAACGGCGTCTGCGCGCCGCCGTCGGGCAGCAGCGCGCCGCCATACAGCAGGCCGAAGCCGCCGTTGAAGCGGCCCTGCAGGGCCTCATCGAGGCTTCCAAAGAGGTGCAGGCCATCGAGAAGCACCGGGAAAACTGGCAGCAGTCCCGCAAGCTGGAGGCTGAACGCCGCGAAAACAAGGCCAATGACGAGTTTGGCACGGCGCGTCATGGCCGGCAGGACTAA
- a CDS encoding tetratricopeptide repeat protein: MKPRRLIPGLSLMLIGGFGFWLSWQNEAADDVWQQRRPPASYEDLLQAATRAPSNPRLWGALGLACLLDPQHLDYQESERHLRHALSLAPNDVRLWGWLGDTLAISGQVDEAERTLRQAQSLAPNHFITQWRLANALIRVGKLEEAAPYARGALRSNPTQAILMLDLGWRISNGNQSYVESLLPPGLPDVEYQYLRLLVQQQRVAAAIQRWQAVLAKQPDPERKRTTAFIQDLLAARAYEAAWQVWAALPERQAAGLVRTAIYDGGFREPVAKVPIFEWRFQQNEAGARLALDRAADVPVGGNALQIAYDSPGPAFYHARQLLALPPGAYRLTYFVRSRDLVAAAPPVVELQGVGNPKWRVRSLPPWRENQPWQRVVCEFAVPPEVGAVELVILRPSECLTPGTCPISGTVWFGGFALEVISKAR; this comes from the coding sequence ATGAAGCCGCGGCGCCTCATTCCTGGTTTGTCTCTGATGCTCATCGGCGGCTTCGGGTTCTGGCTGTCCTGGCAGAACGAAGCCGCCGATGATGTTTGGCAGCAACGTCGCCCGCCAGCGTCCTATGAAGATCTGCTTCAGGCGGCGACGCGCGCGCCCTCAAATCCACGTCTCTGGGGTGCCTTGGGGCTGGCCTGCCTGTTGGACCCGCAGCATCTCGACTACCAGGAATCCGAACGTCATCTGCGCCACGCTCTGTCGCTGGCGCCCAATGACGTGCGCCTGTGGGGCTGGCTGGGCGACACGCTGGCCATCAGTGGGCAGGTGGACGAAGCCGAGCGCACCCTGCGGCAGGCCCAGTCCCTGGCCCCCAACCATTTCATCACGCAGTGGCGACTGGCCAACGCCCTGATTCGGGTCGGCAAGCTGGAGGAAGCCGCCCCTTATGCGCGTGGCGCACTGCGCTCAAACCCAACCCAGGCCATCCTGATGCTCGATCTGGGATGGCGGATTTCCAACGGCAACCAGTCGTATGTCGAATCATTGCTGCCGCCGGGACTGCCGGATGTGGAATACCAGTACCTGCGGCTGCTCGTGCAGCAGCAGCGTGTGGCGGCGGCCATCCAACGCTGGCAGGCGGTGCTGGCAAAGCAGCCCGACCCGGAACGGAAGCGCACAACCGCTTTCATCCAGGATTTGCTGGCGGCCCGCGCTTATGAAGCCGCCTGGCAGGTGTGGGCCGCCCTGCCCGAACGGCAGGCGGCAGGGCTGGTACGGACGGCCATCTACGACGGGGGATTCCGTGAGCCGGTGGCCAAGGTGCCCATTTTTGAGTGGCGTTTTCAGCAGAATGAAGCCGGTGCGCGGCTGGCGCTCGACCGGGCCGCCGATGTCCCGGTTGGGGGCAATGCCCTGCAAATTGCCTATGACTCGCCGGGCCCGGCCTTTTACCACGCCCGTCAGCTTCTGGCGCTGCCACCGGGCGCGTATCGGCTGACCTACTTCGTGCGCAGCCGTGATCTGGTGGCGGCTGCGCCGCCGGTCGTGGAATTGCAGGGGGTGGGGAATCCGAAGTGGCGTGTACGTTCCCTTCCGCCCTGGCGCGAGAACCAGCCATGGCAGCGCGTGGTGTGTGAGTTTGCCGTTCCGCCGGAAGTTGGCGCTGTTGAGTTGGTCATCCTGCGCCCGTCGGAGTGTCTGACGCCGGGGACCTGTCCCATTTCGGGAACGGTCTGGTTTGGTGGTTTTGCCCTCGAAGTGATTTCCAAAGCGCGCTGA
- a CDS encoding O-antigen ligase family protein, whose translation MPSSALHHLRQRLDSLDEPHPASRFNAALFVGFLLWLVWLPMPFGSVEGWARLILHAGAFGLTLVLGIQTWLGQREVNLPAGAMIGLGIIGLALVQRLPVPGVQTVDDFYTRQATVHLLAMVCLFVVSANFFASEKQAVLFARVFVAWGGLFALYAIMQHFIGQGSYAAFRKLLGTPFGTFVNRNHYAGMIELLAPLAVAMAAQRRRGTEDDVRWLYVVAAVVMLLSLALCASRGGWIAGAAGTLTAVALAARVQRRWRRAALGSLSLIPLGVLVGVWWMGIDPLVSRLQAPGELPATADQVARNVIWKNTLTLVRERPLTGSGLGTFQIAYTRVDTSNGVNRVEQAHNDYLQLLAETGLVGFALGMAWLGWFFRRVRQGFRRRSGERRATEWATEWTTEWTYVHLGTVSGCVAGLVHACFDFNWQIPSNAAYFVVLAALATTTPAPEPLADTPPED comes from the coding sequence ATGCCATCTTCCGCACTGCACCATCTCCGCCAACGGTTGGATTCCCTGGACGAGCCGCATCCCGCCTCCCGGTTCAACGCGGCGCTGTTCGTCGGCTTTCTGCTGTGGTTGGTGTGGCTGCCGATGCCGTTTGGTTCGGTTGAGGGCTGGGCGCGGCTCATCCTGCACGCCGGCGCTTTTGGGCTGACGCTGGTGCTGGGCATCCAGACCTGGCTTGGTCAGCGGGAAGTCAACCTCCCGGCCGGGGCCATGATTGGTTTGGGCATCATTGGACTGGCTCTGGTGCAACGGCTGCCGGTGCCCGGGGTGCAGACGGTGGATGATTTCTACACCCGCCAGGCGACGGTTCACCTGCTGGCTATGGTCTGTCTGTTCGTTGTCAGCGCCAACTTCTTTGCTTCTGAAAAGCAGGCGGTGCTGTTTGCCCGCGTCTTTGTCGCCTGGGGTGGTCTCTTTGCCCTCTATGCCATCATGCAGCACTTCATCGGACAGGGAAGCTACGCAGCATTTCGGAAGCTGCTGGGAACGCCCTTCGGCACCTTTGTCAACCGCAACCACTACGCCGGGATGATCGAACTGCTGGCGCCGCTGGCCGTGGCCATGGCGGCCCAGCGGCGGCGTGGGACTGAAGACGATGTGCGGTGGCTCTACGTGGTGGCGGCGGTGGTCATGCTGTTGTCCCTGGCGCTATGCGCTTCACGCGGTGGCTGGATTGCCGGAGCTGCCGGGACACTGACCGCAGTGGCGCTCGCCGCGCGGGTGCAACGGCGCTGGCGACGGGCGGCTCTGGGCAGTCTGTCGTTGATTCCGCTGGGGGTTCTCGTCGGCGTCTGGTGGATGGGCATTGATCCCCTTGTCAGCCGCCTGCAAGCCCCCGGTGAGTTGCCGGCCACAGCCGACCAGGTGGCGCGCAATGTCATCTGGAAAAACACCCTGACGCTTGTGCGCGAGCGTCCGCTGACCGGAAGCGGGCTGGGAACCTTCCAGATTGCCTACACACGGGTGGATACGTCCAACGGGGTGAATCGCGTCGAGCAGGCGCACAACGACTACCTGCAACTGCTGGCCGAAACCGGTCTCGTCGGTTTTGCGCTGGGGATGGCCTGGCTGGGGTGGTTTTTCCGGCGGGTGCGCCAGGGATTCCGCCGCCGGTCAGGGGAGCGCCGGGCAACGGAATGGGCAACGGAATGGACAACGGAATGGACATACGTTCACCTGGGCACGGTCAGTGGATGCGTTGCCGGGCTGGTGCACGCCTGTTTTGACTTCAACTGGCAGATTCCGTCCAATGCCGCCTACTTCGTGGTTCTGGCAGCGCTGGCAACAACCACTCCGGCCCCGGAACCATTGGCGGACACGCCTCCCGAAGACTGA
- a CDS encoding flagellar biosynthesis protein FlhB encodes MSESSGEKTEQPTQKKLDDARKKGQVAKSQDLVSAALLVGSMGIVFLLTGNFIGGQVVGLTQKSIQHAATFRGELDMAAAGEVLLEGLTTLAMTLAPLFLVVFVLAALVGYIQVGALFSTEALKPDMNRLNPFTAFQQKFFKSRTYIEFAKTLLKLVIATGIASYTILGSRHMLPSLARVSPAETSQFILAQIIELGLAVAICFVALGALDFFLQKFLHLQDLKMTKQEVKEEWKEQEGDPHIKAERRALHMELLNEASAQAVRESDVVLVNPTHVAVALRYDRKTMQAPQITAKGADLIAAQIRKVAQEAGVPIKQDIPLARALYELEVNSEIPENLYEAIAIVLRWAYTVAETHPQS; translated from the coding sequence ATGTCGGAAAGTAGCGGAGAAAAGACCGAACAACCGACTCAAAAAAAGCTCGACGATGCGCGCAAAAAAGGACAGGTGGCCAAAAGCCAGGACCTGGTTTCAGCCGCGCTGCTCGTCGGGTCCATGGGCATTGTTTTTCTTCTCACCGGTAACTTCATCGGCGGGCAGGTGGTCGGACTCACCCAAAAAAGCATTCAGCATGCGGCAACCTTCAGGGGCGAGCTGGACATGGCCGCTGCGGGTGAGGTGCTGCTCGAAGGGCTGACCACGCTGGCCATGACCCTGGCGCCGCTTTTTCTGGTGGTGTTCGTTCTGGCGGCGCTGGTTGGGTACATTCAGGTTGGGGCGCTGTTCTCGACCGAGGCGCTCAAGCCGGACATGAACCGGCTCAATCCCTTCACGGCCTTCCAGCAAAAGTTCTTCAAATCACGCACCTACATCGAGTTTGCCAAGACCCTTCTCAAGCTCGTCATTGCGACGGGCATTGCCAGCTACACCATTCTTGGTTCGCGGCACATGCTTCCGTCGCTGGCCCGGGTCTCCCCGGCGGAAACCAGCCAGTTCATCCTGGCGCAGATCATTGAACTGGGTCTGGCGGTGGCCATCTGTTTCGTGGCGCTGGGGGCGCTGGATTTCTTCCTTCAGAAGTTCCTCCACCTCCAGGACCTGAAAATGACCAAGCAGGAAGTGAAGGAAGAGTGGAAGGAGCAGGAAGGCGACCCGCACATCAAAGCCGAACGCCGGGCGCTGCACATGGAGTTGCTCAACGAAGCCAGCGCCCAGGCTGTCCGTGAGTCGGATGTCGTGTTGGTCAACCCGACGCACGTCGCCGTTGCCCTGCGCTATGACCGCAAAACGATGCAGGCGCCGCAGATTACAGCCAAGGGTGCTGATCTGATTGCCGCCCAGATTCGCAAGGTGGCCCAAGAGGCTGGCGTCCCCATCAAGCAGGACATTCCGCTGGCGCGCGCGCTCTATGAACTCGAAGTCAACAGCGAAATCCCTGAAAACCTCTACGAAGCCATTGCCATTGTCCTACGCTGGGCTTACACCGTCGCGGAAACCCATCCCCAGTCGTAG
- a CDS encoding tetratricopeptide repeat protein translates to MSVLPTPSDDELRAVLEAGFLLRDVMRYTEAATVFQGVAALRPDLELPALGLASVLIRQGDLARAQELCESVLARSPDSLHAQVQLGEILLYRGSREEGEERLRSVIAEGGDSPHAVTAQALLDTLAALTE, encoded by the coding sequence ATGTCTGTACTGCCCACCCCTTCGGATGATGAGTTGCGCGCCGTCCTGGAAGCCGGTTTTCTTCTGCGCGATGTCATGCGCTACACCGAGGCGGCCACGGTCTTCCAGGGGGTGGCCGCCCTGCGTCCTGACCTTGAGCTACCGGCACTGGGGCTGGCCAGCGTCCTGATTCGGCAGGGAGACCTGGCCCGCGCCCAGGAGTTGTGTGAGTCTGTCCTGGCCCGTTCTCCCGACAGTCTGCACGCCCAAGTGCAACTGGGCGAGATTTTGCTCTATCGTGGATCACGGGAGGAAGGCGAAGAGCGGCTACGGTCGGTCATTGCCGAAGGCGGCGATTCGCCCCACGCGGTGACGGCCCAGGCGCTGCTCGACACCCTGGCGGCGCTGACCGAATGA